A portion of the Malania oleifera isolate guangnan ecotype guangnan chromosome 3, ASM2987363v1, whole genome shotgun sequence genome contains these proteins:
- the LOC131152143 gene encoding uncharacterized protein LOC131152143 isoform X1, whose protein sequence is MANSDSAPAIPAAGSPLSSKKENRTPIGSRIAELSESRAELLTRIQGLKQDLQSWRSKLDTQVKVYRDELSELKKSLNVEVDQLRSEFQELRTTLQQQQDDVTASLKNLGLQEASEDAKAIELQDPKVEVYEDNHKKTEQ, encoded by the exons ATGGCGAATTCTGACTCCGCTCCTGCCATCCCCGCCGCCGGTTCTCCTCTCTCATCC AAAAAGGAGAACCGGACTCCGATTGGCTCAAGAATCGCG GAATTAAGTGAATCAAGGGCAGAATTGCTTACTAGAATCCAAGGTTTAAAACAG GATCTGCAAAGTTGGAGGTCGAAGTTAGACACTCAAGTTAAAGTTTATCGTGAT GAGCTTTCTGAACTAAAGAAATCACTGAATGTGGAAGTGGACCAACTTCGATCA GAATTTCAAGAACTGAGGACCACTCTTCAGCAGCAACAAGATGATGTTACTGCTAGCTTAAAAAACTTGGGG CTGCAGGAGGCCTCAGAAGATGCTAAAGCTATAGAGCTTCAAGATCCCAAGGTTGAAGTATATGAGGATAATCACAAGAAAACTGAACAATAG
- the LOC131152143 gene encoding uncharacterized protein LOC131152143 isoform X2: MANSDSAPAIPAAGSPLSSKKENRTPIGSRIAELSESRAELLTRIQGLKQDLQSWRSKLDTQVKVYRDELSELKKSLNVEVDQLRSEFQELRTTLQQQQDDVTASLKNLGEASEDAKAIELQDPKVEVYEDNHKKTEQ; this comes from the exons ATGGCGAATTCTGACTCCGCTCCTGCCATCCCCGCCGCCGGTTCTCCTCTCTCATCC AAAAAGGAGAACCGGACTCCGATTGGCTCAAGAATCGCG GAATTAAGTGAATCAAGGGCAGAATTGCTTACTAGAATCCAAGGTTTAAAACAG GATCTGCAAAGTTGGAGGTCGAAGTTAGACACTCAAGTTAAAGTTTATCGTGAT GAGCTTTCTGAACTAAAGAAATCACTGAATGTGGAAGTGGACCAACTTCGATCA GAATTTCAAGAACTGAGGACCACTCTTCAGCAGCAACAAGATGATGTTACTGCTAGCTTAAAAAACTTGGGG GAGGCCTCAGAAGATGCTAAAGCTATAGAGCTTCAAGATCCCAAGGTTGAAGTATATGAGGATAATCACAAGAAAACTGAACAATAG
- the LOC131152144 gene encoding heavy metal-associated isoprenylated plant protein 35-like, which translates to MATPSSADESSEPLKYKRWDLKVSIHCQGCKRKVQKVLKSIDGVYIANVDSRLQKVTVTGNVDVETLIRKLVKSGKHAERWPEKPTGKGKKSGKGKNKDKQKDSKDGEHKSDGDQEDVTENEDAKVNSAKIGSRENRVKLSGGETSEGQKKESKNGGKSPENSPARDHFSGMEQKGSSNSEETPEQGGGGQCSKKKRKGQNGNNGNAGSHEDGTGAADNPAAGRGTSSVNLSPTRQQTFQFLPTDSPPPVYYLVTPFDSFEIFSDENPNGCSIM; encoded by the exons ATGGCCACACCATCGTCTGCTGATGAATCTTCAGAACCCCTCAAATATAAG AGATGGGACTTGAAGGTTTCCATCCACTGCCAAGGTTGCAAGAGAAAGGTCCAGAAAGTTCTCAAAAGCATCGACG GTGTTTACATCGCAAATGTTGATTCTCGTCTGCAAAAGGTTACTGTTACGGGAAATGTGGATGTAGAGACCCTGATCAGGAAACTGGTAAAATCAGGGAAGCATGCAGAAAGATGGCCGGAAAAGCCCACAGGGAAGGGGAAAAAGTCCGGCAAAGGAAAGAACAAGGACAAACAAAAGGACTCAAAAGATGGTGAACATAAGAGTGATGGTGATCAGGAGGACGTAACAGAGAATGAGGATGCAAAGGTCAACTCTGCTAAAATTGGCAGCCGTGAAAACAGAGTCAAATTGAGTGGAGGTGAAACGAGCGAGGGACAAAAGAAAGAGTCAAAAAATGGAGGGAAGTCGCCGGAGAATTCTCCGGCCAGGGATCATTTCTCGGGAATGGAGCAGAAGGGTAGCAGCAACAGCGAGGAAACTCCTGAGCAAGGTGGTGGAGGGCAATGTAGCAAGAAGAAGCGGAAGGGGCAAAATGGTAACAATGGCAATGCTGGTTCGCACGAGGACGGTACAGGGGCAGCTGACAACCCCGCCGCCGGTCGGGGAACAAGTTCGGTTAATCTCAGCCCTACACGTCAGCAAACATTCCAATTCCTCCCAACAGATTCCCCTCCTCCAGTGTATTATCTC GTAACCCCATTTGATTCTTTCGAGATCTTCAGTGATGAAAACCCTAATGGATGTTCAATCATGTGA
- the LOC131152146 gene encoding probable protein phosphatase 2C 40 isoform X1, with amino-acid sequence MQGGLIINPEEEIKISFGYQCNGEKGNSCELSDGYDILPGIKLRRTCGSFSCLSGAALSANATLANTNICNGLLGTEILPSWDSPKSFRKFPSSPSLSKLDKLSSSLQSSMSNLSCSPSTQNDPAEIDSYFLKSMSAPSRSEGFLNSMEAQVAGGPAGEDRVQAVCSEENGWLFCAIYDGFNGRDAADFLAGTLYETIGFFFNLLEWEQKQDRFGSSDFLSSDGSHQYMFEDNTINHKRKTASCTDNSKNPWVDDVAKVTPCVKSGRSSDSFRQGVLDCLQRALNHAESDFLYMVEQEMEDRPDLVCVGSCVLVVLLLGQDLYTLNLGDSRAVLATYSEDVDINEHAKLKAIQLTDSHTVDNEVERSQLLYDHPNDPTTIIAGKVKGKLKVTRAFGVGYLKKENLNDALMGIIKVRNLQSPPYVSAQPSLSVHKIMKSDHFVIVGSDGLFDFFSNDEAVQLVHSYILNNPSGDPAKYLVEQLVGRAADCAGFSMEELMSIPVGRRRKYHDDVTVIVIMLGTNQRTSKASTCLEMSTLTGKLNG; translated from the exons ATGCAAGGAGGGCTAATTATCAATCCTGAAGAGGAAATCAAAATAAGTTTTGGTTATCAATGCAATGGTGAGAAGGGTAATTCTTGTGAGCTTTCTGATGGATACGATATTCTGCCTGGAATAAAACTCCGAAGAACCTGTGGTTCCTTTTCTTGTTTATCTGGTGCAGCTTTAAGTGCCAATGCCACTTTGGCAAACACAAACATCTGCAATGGTTTATTGGGGACAGAAATACTTCCAAGTTGGGACTCCCCGAAATCATTTCGAAAATTTCCCTCTTCACCATCTCTTTCAAAATTGGATAAATTGTCATCTTCTCTCCAGAGTAGCATGTCAAACTTAAGTTGCAGTCCATCAACTCAAAATGATCCTGCTGAAATTGATTCCTATTTTTTGAAATCCATGAGTGCACCTTCCAGAAGTGAGGGTTTCCTTAATTCTATGGAAGCACAAGTGGCAGGTGGCCCTGCTGGTGAAGATAGAGTTCAAGCCGTGTGTTCTGAAGAAAATGGGTGGCTCTTTTGTGCAATCTACGATGGCTTCAATGGAAGAGATGCAGCTGATTTCCTGGCTGGGACCTTGTATGAAACAATTGGTTTCTTCTTTAACTTGTTGGAATGGGAACAAAAACAGGATCGCTTTGGATCTTCAGATTTCTTGAGTTCAGATGGGTCTCACCAATATATGTTTGAGGATAATACTATTAACCATAAGAGAAAAACTGCTTCTTGCACTGATAATAGCAAGAATCCATGGGTTGATGATGTTGCAAAGGTAACTCCATGTGTGAAATCAGGAAGGTCATCTGATTCATTTAGGCAAGGGGTACTTGATTGCCTCCAGCGTGCTCTTAATCATGCAGAGAGTGATTTCCTGTACATGGTTGAACAAGAAATGGAGGACCGCCCTGATTTAGTATGTGTTGGATCTTGTGTTTTGGTTGTCCTCCTCCTTGGGCAGGAtttgtacacactcaatttaggTGATAGTAGAGCTGTGTTGGCCACTTACAGTGAAGATGTTGACATAAACGAGCATGCCAAATTGAAAGCTATCCAGCTTACTGACAGTCATACTGTTGACAATGAAGTTGAAAGATCTCAATTACTGTACGATCATCCTAATGATCCCACAACAATTATAGCTGGAAAAGTGAAAGGGAAATTGAAGGTCACTCGTGCATTTGGAGTCGGTTACTTGAAGAAG GAAAACTTGAATGATGCTCTGATGGGAATCATTAAAGTTCGTAACCTTCAAAGTCCTCCATATGTCTCCGCACAACCATCCCTGAGtgtacataaaatcatgaaatcGGATCACTTTGTTATAGTTGGGAGTGATGGTTTGTTTGACTTCTTCAGCAATGATGAGGCTGTACAACTTGTCCATTCATATATCTTGAACAACCCTTCGGGAGATCCAGCGAAGTATCTAGTTGAGCAGCTTGTAGGGAGAGCTGCAGATTGTGCAG GTTTCAGCATGGAAGAGTTGATGAGTATTCCAGTTGGCAGGAGAAGAAAATATCATGATGATGTAACCGTGATTGTGATCATGCTTGGAACAAACCAGCGCACCTCAAAGGCATCGACTTGCCT AGAGATGAGTACCTTGACAGGTAAGCTGAATGGATGA
- the LOC131152146 gene encoding probable protein phosphatase 2C 40 isoform X2: MQGGLIINPEEEIKISFGYQCNGEKGNSCELSDGYDILPGIKLRRTCGSFSCLSGAALSANATLANTNICNGLLGTEILPSWDSPKSFRKFPSSPSLSKLDKLSSSLQSSMSNLSCSPSTQNDPAEIDSYFLKSMSAPSRSEGFLNSMEAQVAGGPAGEDRVQAVCSEENGWLFCAIYDGFNGRDAADFLAGTLYETIGFFFNLLEWEQKQDRFGSSDFLSSDGSHQYMFEDNTINHKRKTASCTDNSKNPWVDDVAKVTPCVKSGRSSDSFRQGVLDCLQRALNHAESDFLYMVEQEMEDRPDLVCVGSCVLVVLLLGQDLYTLNLGDSRAVLATYSEDVDINEHAKLKAIQLTDSHTVDNEVERSQLLYDHPNDPTTIIAGKVKGKLKVTRAFGVGYLKKENLNDALMGIIKVRNLQSPPYVSAQPSLSVHKIMKSDHFVIVGSDGLFDFFSNDEAVQLVHSYILNNPSGDPAKYLVEQLVGRAADCAGFSMEELMSIPVGRRRKYHDDVTVIVIMLGTNQRTSKASTCL; encoded by the exons ATGCAAGGAGGGCTAATTATCAATCCTGAAGAGGAAATCAAAATAAGTTTTGGTTATCAATGCAATGGTGAGAAGGGTAATTCTTGTGAGCTTTCTGATGGATACGATATTCTGCCTGGAATAAAACTCCGAAGAACCTGTGGTTCCTTTTCTTGTTTATCTGGTGCAGCTTTAAGTGCCAATGCCACTTTGGCAAACACAAACATCTGCAATGGTTTATTGGGGACAGAAATACTTCCAAGTTGGGACTCCCCGAAATCATTTCGAAAATTTCCCTCTTCACCATCTCTTTCAAAATTGGATAAATTGTCATCTTCTCTCCAGAGTAGCATGTCAAACTTAAGTTGCAGTCCATCAACTCAAAATGATCCTGCTGAAATTGATTCCTATTTTTTGAAATCCATGAGTGCACCTTCCAGAAGTGAGGGTTTCCTTAATTCTATGGAAGCACAAGTGGCAGGTGGCCCTGCTGGTGAAGATAGAGTTCAAGCCGTGTGTTCTGAAGAAAATGGGTGGCTCTTTTGTGCAATCTACGATGGCTTCAATGGAAGAGATGCAGCTGATTTCCTGGCTGGGACCTTGTATGAAACAATTGGTTTCTTCTTTAACTTGTTGGAATGGGAACAAAAACAGGATCGCTTTGGATCTTCAGATTTCTTGAGTTCAGATGGGTCTCACCAATATATGTTTGAGGATAATACTATTAACCATAAGAGAAAAACTGCTTCTTGCACTGATAATAGCAAGAATCCATGGGTTGATGATGTTGCAAAGGTAACTCCATGTGTGAAATCAGGAAGGTCATCTGATTCATTTAGGCAAGGGGTACTTGATTGCCTCCAGCGTGCTCTTAATCATGCAGAGAGTGATTTCCTGTACATGGTTGAACAAGAAATGGAGGACCGCCCTGATTTAGTATGTGTTGGATCTTGTGTTTTGGTTGTCCTCCTCCTTGGGCAGGAtttgtacacactcaatttaggTGATAGTAGAGCTGTGTTGGCCACTTACAGTGAAGATGTTGACATAAACGAGCATGCCAAATTGAAAGCTATCCAGCTTACTGACAGTCATACTGTTGACAATGAAGTTGAAAGATCTCAATTACTGTACGATCATCCTAATGATCCCACAACAATTATAGCTGGAAAAGTGAAAGGGAAATTGAAGGTCACTCGTGCATTTGGAGTCGGTTACTTGAAGAAG GAAAACTTGAATGATGCTCTGATGGGAATCATTAAAGTTCGTAACCTTCAAAGTCCTCCATATGTCTCCGCACAACCATCCCTGAGtgtacataaaatcatgaaatcGGATCACTTTGTTATAGTTGGGAGTGATGGTTTGTTTGACTTCTTCAGCAATGATGAGGCTGTACAACTTGTCCATTCATATATCTTGAACAACCCTTCGGGAGATCCAGCGAAGTATCTAGTTGAGCAGCTTGTAGGGAGAGCTGCAGATTGTGCAG GTTTCAGCATGGAAGAGTTGATGAGTATTCCAGTTGGCAGGAGAAGAAAATATCATGATGATGTAACCGTGATTGTGATCATGCTTGGAACAAACCAGCGCACCTCAAAGGCATCGACTTGCCT GTAA